A single Biomphalaria glabrata chromosome 2, xgBioGlab47.1, whole genome shotgun sequence DNA region contains:
- the LOC106074754 gene encoding oocyte zinc finger protein XlCOF6-like isoform X3: MALPGDNGNIFSQERYLEYVDNLPEYGGLNIVPDAVVPSDSRKGEDEDYSKKTLPEGLVIKSSEIPEAGLGVFATKLFPSRTRFGPYLGKIEKNKIKAEKTGFSWQIYKNGKASHFVNADDPSNSNWMRFVNCSRSEGEQSVQAYQHRGQIYFIAPKAIQPNTEILVYYGDKYAKLLGIPLQKSEQSKKKQADNQKGNLHCNFCPLVFVSFHFYIESHLKHQHPEHYWNLINMCQRKDTTQTDSETCEISKQPNKSCACYLNRRSKAKRFTCNICAKTFASRNSIKIHVFTHTGEKPFQCDVCNRKFTLSHFLTRHKLVHSSEKPFVCNICGESFKQPSSLGSHKSRKHNDLRQSFKDAGQRKQYACSFCRKMFSRPYCVKKHELIHTRKQFPCDKCDQNQQNKSCTCYLNLHTNSKFKEKKFACNLCAKKFTFLRSLKSHVFTHTGERQFHCDVCGGQFSQLYILKSHKLIHSSGKKFICDICGECFKHQNSCLSHKCRKHSDSIYTSSKQKLLTENGKSHLPLCDVCGQSFASSFSLKRHQLLHTRQQLMCDKCDQLFETAGILKRHKC; the protein is encoded by the exons GTTCCTTCTGATAGTAGGAAAGGTGAGGATGAAGATTATAGCAAGAAGACATTACCAGAGGGATTGGTTATAAAGTCTTCAGAAATACCAGAGGCAGGACTAGGTGTTTTTGCTACTAAGCTTTTTCCTTCAAGAACTAGGTTTGGACCATATTTGgggaaaatagaaaaaaataaaatcaaagctGAAAAGACTGGGTTTAGTTGGCag ATTTACAAAAATGGTAAAGCTTCCCATTTTGTTAATGCTGATGATCCCAGCAACTCAAACTGGATGAGATTTGTTAACTGTTCCAGAAGTGAAGGTGAACAATCTGTACAAGCTTATCAACACAGAGGacaaatttactttatagctCCTAAAGCTATACAGCCAAACACAGAGATTCTA GTATATTATGGAGACAAATATGCCAAACTATTGGGCATCCCTCTACAGAAATCAGAACAGAGCAAGAAAAAACAAGCAGATAATCAGAAAG GTAATTTACACTGTAATTTCTGTCCCTTGGTTTTTGTCAGTTTTCATTTTTACATTGAATCCCATCTGAAACATCAACATCCAGAACATTATTGGAATCTTATAAACATGTGCCAAAGAAAAGACACCACTCAAACAGACTCTGAGACGTGTGAAATTAGCAAACAACCTAATAAAAGCTGTGCTTGCTATTTGAATCGGCGCTCTAAAGCAAAAAGATTTACTTGTAACATTTGTGCTAAAACGTTTGCAAGTAGGAATTCCATAAAAATACATGTTTTTACACACACAGGAGAAAAACCTTTTCAATGTGATGTGTGTAATAGAAAGTTTACACTGTCACATTTCCTGACTAGACATAAACTGGTACATTCATCAGAAAAACCTTTTGTCTGTAACATTTGTGGTGAAAGTTTTAAGCAGCCAAGCAGTTTGGGAAGTCATAAATCTAGAAAACACAATGATTTAAGACAAAGTTTCAAAGATGCAggacaaagaaaacaatatgCATGTAGTTTTTGTAGAAAAATGTTTTCACGTCCATATTGTGTAAAGAAGCATGAGCTCATACATACAAGAAAACAATTTCCCTGTGATAAATGTGATCAAAACCAGCAGAATAAAAGCTGTACCTGCTATTTGAATCTACACACAAattcaaaatttaaagaaaaaaaatttgcttgTAACCTGTGTGCTAAAAAATTCACATTTCTGCGTAGTTTAAAGAGCCATGTCTTTACACACACAGGAGAAAGACAGTTTCATTGTGATGTTTGTGGCGGACAGTTTTCACAGCTGTACATTTTGAAAAGTCATAAACTGATACATTCATCAGGAAAAAAATTTATATGTGATATTTGTGGTGAATGTTTTAAACATCAAAACTCTTGTTTATCACATAAATGTAGAAAACACTCAGATTCAATATATACCAGTtctaaacaaaaacttttaaCAGAAAATGGAAAATCACATTTACCACTATGTGATGTTTGTGGTCAAAGTTTTGCATCATCATTCTCATTGAAGAGACATCAGCTCTTGCATACTCGACAACAGTTGATGTGTGATAAATGTGATCAACTATTTGAAACTGCAGGCATTTTAAAGAGACATAAATGTTAA